From a region of the Odontesthes bonariensis isolate fOdoBon6 chromosome 4, fOdoBon6.hap1, whole genome shotgun sequence genome:
- the LOC142378921 gene encoding uncharacterized protein LOC142378921 isoform X2, with protein MLFKVQYKGKKKYVKLNGASHSEFLKEAKMKFSIPNEKDMYVLDDTGTEVDEEVFSDILEEKTDILWTIVDTLSVTDSPASSCTDTLSLSSRSSESDTFLMSPKRQHIDDTFLMSPKRPCIDDDIPKSRKSQHIDDSSSQAKELVKRVLEQKPGGEKILKEYATKGEMKDRTRRELVNIVVADMLEKYGSAPPKDKRTQYALGIVTLFPALKDPYSKKGYEHFFDADSNEGYIAWKLKNTQRELSSGRSSGVRRRSSQTSDSSGPELERKVTKEQQLEGDQCCEAISLLKHSTDKEQIFMKMRATFQHRQKLIHDPERCSTVLTVFPRFLDTKGLVLQDFELLFGAETSSKFLEKWGTLLKAKVIEQAKNLSKTPHLDYLIQSADENPDEDGDEEVPGWDSDMASVLLLVYLLPPSGKKGAVKISIREAVDRVVKFHKSGRSLQEHSGPAQRRQPYILAVGITRKNIHDYYIAMDGELLPCKAGSSLSAFDELFKTHYVFGISYDQALNSLYTFVQTTVYNIDVGLSRETPRVKDLRAKLLNSSCDV; from the exons ATGCTGTTCAAAGTACAGTacaaaggaaagaagaaatacGTCAAACTAAATGGAGCCTCACATTCAGAATTTCTCAAGGAGG CTAAAATGAAGTTCAGTATACCCAATGAAAAAGACATGTATGTGCTGGATGACACTGGAACAGAGGTCGATGAAGAGGTATTCAGTGACATTCTGGAGGAAAAAACAGACATCCTGTGGACAATTGTCGACACTCTTTCAGTCACTG ACTCTCCTGCATCTTCATGCACGGACACCTTGTCACTATCATCACGCTCATCCGAGAGTGATACTTTTCTGATGTCTCCAAAAAGACAGCACATTGATGACACCTTTCTGATGTCTCCAAAAAGACCATGCATTGATGATGACATCCCAAAGTCCCGAAAGAGTCAGCATATTGATGACAGCTCTTCACAGGCCAAAGAG CTTGTCAAGAGAGTTCTGGAACAAAAGCCTGGAGGGGAGAAAATACTTAAAGAATATGCAACTAAGGGAGAGATGAAGGATCGAACACGCCGTGAACTTGTCAACATTGTTGTTGCTGATATGTTGGAAAAGTATGG AAGTGCTCCGCCAAAGGACAAAAGAACACAATATGCATTGGGGATTGTAACACTGTTCCCTGCTCTGAAAGATCCCTATTCGAAAAAGGGCTAT GAGCATTTCTTTGATGCAGATAGCAACGAGGGCTACATTGCCTGGAAGCTTAAAAACACACAGCGAGAACTCAGCAGTGGCCGTAGCAGTGGAGTTCGGAGAAGGAGCTCTCAAACCTCAGACAGCAGTGGACCAGAGTTGGAGAGGAAAGTGACTAAAGAGCAACAGCTGGAGGGAGACCAGTGCTGCGAGGCCATATCTCTACTGAAACACAGTACAGATAAAGAACAGATCTTCATGAAAATGAGAGCAACCTTCCAGCACAGACAAAAGTTGATCCATGATCCAGAGCGATGCAGCACAGTGCTTACAGTTTTCCCAAGGTTCCTTGACACAAAAGGCCTT GTTCTACAAGACTTTGAGCTGTTGTTTGGAGCAGAGACTTCATCAAAATTCTTGGAGAAATGGGGAACACTCCTGAAGGCGAAAGTAATCGAACAAGCCAAAAACCTCAGCAAAACCCCGCACCTTGACTATCTCATTCAGTCTGCAGACGAGAACCCTGATGAGGATGGAGATGAGGAGGTCCCAG GTTGGGATAGTGACATGGCCTCAGTCCTCCTGCTTGTCTACCTCCTGCCACCAAGTGGAAAGAAGGGAGCCGTGAAGATCAGTATCCGGGAAGCTGTGGATCGCGTAGTGAAGTTTCATAAG TCGGGCCGAAGCCTACAAGAACACTCTGGTCCAGCCCAGCGGAGGCAGCCCTACATCCTGGCAGTTGGCATCACAAGAAAAAACATCCATGATTACTACATTGCGATGGATGGGGAGCTCCTTCCCTGCAAGGCCGGGTCTTCCCTTTCAGCCTTTGATGAACTGTTCAAGACGCATTATGTGTTTGGGATCTCCTATGACCAGGCCTTAAACAGCCTGTACACATTTGTGCAAACCACTGTCTACAATATCGATGTGGGGCTTTCTCGCGAAACTCCCAGAGTCAAGGACCTCAGGGCAAAGCTCCTCAACTCAAGTTGTGATGTATAA
- the LOC142378923 gene encoding uncharacterized protein LOC142378923: MPGNQCCVKNCSSTSHNTFGKHRNNEIRYFRFPKWMQHQGEQVSDLTRRRRVAWLAAIRRKDLTFDCAPPWLRVCSLHFHSGKPSYEMLENHPDWTPSLQLGHNHVKETDVARYQRQVQRRTQHLEQQPPAQDQQLPPSPAQDQQLPPSPAQDQQLPPSPAQDQQLPPSPAQDQQQPPSPVQDMGCGLCTSRRDVINSLMEENRELKRELDEYRMNENFLSGDDNAVKYYTGLPNFALFQTLLLTLTPYLPQGRMKKLSPFQLVLLTLMRLRLDLPTQHLSHLFRVHRTTVGDAFHHTLGVMYAQLSPLVLWPSRECLLTSMPHEFVESFGKNVAAIVDCFEVFIEKPSNVLARAQTFSQYKHAYTMKYLIVITPQGVISFISNGWGGRTSDKHITEQSGFLNKLLPGDIVLADRGFNIRESVGMMCAEVKIPTFTRGRAQLEAKDVEETRAIAHLRIHVERVIGVVRNKFRFLHSTVPVHMLLKCEGENLMPLDKIVTVCCALTNMCKSVV; encoded by the exons atgcctggaaatcagtgctgtgtgaagaactgttccagtacctcacacaatacgtttgggaaacataggaacaacgaaattcgttattttaggtttcctaaatggatgcagcatcagggagagcaggttTCTGACCTGACCAGGAGACGCCGGGTTGCTTGGTTGGCTGCAATAAGAAGAAaggaccttactttcgattgcGCCCCTCCGTGgttgagagtgtgttctctgcattttcactcgg gtaagccatcatatgagatgttggagaaccaTCCTGACTGGACACCATCCCTGCAATTAGGCCACAATCATGTTAAAGAGACAGATGTAGCGCGATATCAGCGGCAAGTACAGCGCAGGACCCAGCATCTGGAGCAGCAGCCGCCAGCCCAGGACCAGCAGCTGCCTCCATCGCCAGCCCAGGACCAGCAGCTGCCTCCATCGCCAGCCCAGGACCAGCAGCTGCCTCCATCGCCAGCCCAGGACCAGCAGCTGCCTCCATCGCCAGCCCaggaccagcagcagcctccatCGCCAGTCCAGGACATGGGATGTGGACTCTGCACATCTAGACGAGATGTTATCAACAGTCTTATGGAAGAAAACAGAGAGCTGAAGAGGGAGCTTGATGAATATCGGATGAATGAGAACTTTCTGAGTGGTGACGATAACGCAGTGAAGTATTACACGGGGCTTCCAAACTTTGCATTGTTCCAGACACTTCTACTCACCCTCACTCCATATCTGCCTCAAGGTCGGATGAAGAAGCTCTCACCCTTCCAGCTTGTCCTATTGACTTTAATGCGCCTCAGACTAGACCTTCCAACACAGCACCTCAGCCATCTGTTTAGAGTACACAGGACAACAGTCGGCGATGCCTTTCACCATACCCTTGGAGTGATGTACGCACAGCTGAGTCCATTGGTGCTCTGGCCAAGCAGGGAATGCTTATTGACCAGTATGCCACACGAGTTTGTGGAGTCATTTGGGAAAAATGTGGCTGCCATTGTGGACTGCTTTGAGGTGTTCATCGAGAAACCCTCAAATGTACTGGCAAGGGCACAGACTTTCTCTCAGTACAAACACGCATACACCATGAAATACCTAATTGTGATCACGCCCCAGGGTGTCATTTCCTTCATATCTAACGGGTGGGGTGGGCGCACAAGTGATAAGCATATAACTGAGCAAAGTGGTTTTCTGAACAAACTGTTACCAGGTGACATTGTGCTGGCAGATAGGGGCTTTAATATAAGAGAGAGTGTGGGTATGATGTGTGCTGAAGTGAAAATACCTACATTCACAAGGGGTCGTGCACAGCTGGAGGCAAAAGATGTGGAGGAGACTCGGGCCATAGCACATCTCAGAATTCACGTAGAGAGGGTGATTGGTGTTGTGCGCaacaaattcagatttttacattcaactgtacctgtgcacatgctgctcaaatgtgagggtgaaaacctaatgcctttagataagattgtcactgtttgctgtgccttaacaaacatgtgcaaaagtgttgtttga
- the LOC142378921 gene encoding uncharacterized protein LOC142378921 isoform X1 — MCSCGRSTAMLFKVQYKGKKKYVKLNGASHSEFLKEAKMKFSIPNEKDMYVLDDTGTEVDEEVFSDILEEKTDILWTIVDTLSVTDSPASSCTDTLSLSSRSSESDTFLMSPKRQHIDDTFLMSPKRPCIDDDIPKSRKSQHIDDSSSQAKELVKRVLEQKPGGEKILKEYATKGEMKDRTRRELVNIVVADMLEKYGSAPPKDKRTQYALGIVTLFPALKDPYSKKGYEHFFDADSNEGYIAWKLKNTQRELSSGRSSGVRRRSSQTSDSSGPELERKVTKEQQLEGDQCCEAISLLKHSTDKEQIFMKMRATFQHRQKLIHDPERCSTVLTVFPRFLDTKGLVLQDFELLFGAETSSKFLEKWGTLLKAKVIEQAKNLSKTPHLDYLIQSADENPDEDGDEEVPGWDSDMASVLLLVYLLPPSGKKGAVKISIREAVDRVVKFHKSGRSLQEHSGPAQRRQPYILAVGITRKNIHDYYIAMDGELLPCKAGSSLSAFDELFKTHYVFGISYDQALNSLYTFVQTTVYNIDVGLSRETPRVKDLRAKLLNSSCDV; from the exons ATGTGCAGTTGTGGGAGGTCTACAGCAATGCTGTTCAAAGTACAGTacaaaggaaagaagaaatacGTCAAACTAAATGGAGCCTCACATTCAGAATTTCTCAAGGAGG CTAAAATGAAGTTCAGTATACCCAATGAAAAAGACATGTATGTGCTGGATGACACTGGAACAGAGGTCGATGAAGAGGTATTCAGTGACATTCTGGAGGAAAAAACAGACATCCTGTGGACAATTGTCGACACTCTTTCAGTCACTG ACTCTCCTGCATCTTCATGCACGGACACCTTGTCACTATCATCACGCTCATCCGAGAGTGATACTTTTCTGATGTCTCCAAAAAGACAGCACATTGATGACACCTTTCTGATGTCTCCAAAAAGACCATGCATTGATGATGACATCCCAAAGTCCCGAAAGAGTCAGCATATTGATGACAGCTCTTCACAGGCCAAAGAG CTTGTCAAGAGAGTTCTGGAACAAAAGCCTGGAGGGGAGAAAATACTTAAAGAATATGCAACTAAGGGAGAGATGAAGGATCGAACACGCCGTGAACTTGTCAACATTGTTGTTGCTGATATGTTGGAAAAGTATGG AAGTGCTCCGCCAAAGGACAAAAGAACACAATATGCATTGGGGATTGTAACACTGTTCCCTGCTCTGAAAGATCCCTATTCGAAAAAGGGCTAT GAGCATTTCTTTGATGCAGATAGCAACGAGGGCTACATTGCCTGGAAGCTTAAAAACACACAGCGAGAACTCAGCAGTGGCCGTAGCAGTGGAGTTCGGAGAAGGAGCTCTCAAACCTCAGACAGCAGTGGACCAGAGTTGGAGAGGAAAGTGACTAAAGAGCAACAGCTGGAGGGAGACCAGTGCTGCGAGGCCATATCTCTACTGAAACACAGTACAGATAAAGAACAGATCTTCATGAAAATGAGAGCAACCTTCCAGCACAGACAAAAGTTGATCCATGATCCAGAGCGATGCAGCACAGTGCTTACAGTTTTCCCAAGGTTCCTTGACACAAAAGGCCTT GTTCTACAAGACTTTGAGCTGTTGTTTGGAGCAGAGACTTCATCAAAATTCTTGGAGAAATGGGGAACACTCCTGAAGGCGAAAGTAATCGAACAAGCCAAAAACCTCAGCAAAACCCCGCACCTTGACTATCTCATTCAGTCTGCAGACGAGAACCCTGATGAGGATGGAGATGAGGAGGTCCCAG GTTGGGATAGTGACATGGCCTCAGTCCTCCTGCTTGTCTACCTCCTGCCACCAAGTGGAAAGAAGGGAGCCGTGAAGATCAGTATCCGGGAAGCTGTGGATCGCGTAGTGAAGTTTCATAAG TCGGGCCGAAGCCTACAAGAACACTCTGGTCCAGCCCAGCGGAGGCAGCCCTACATCCTGGCAGTTGGCATCACAAGAAAAAACATCCATGATTACTACATTGCGATGGATGGGGAGCTCCTTCCCTGCAAGGCCGGGTCTTCCCTTTCAGCCTTTGATGAACTGTTCAAGACGCATTATGTGTTTGGGATCTCCTATGACCAGGCCTTAAACAGCCTGTACACATTTGTGCAAACCACTGTCTACAATATCGATGTGGGGCTTTCTCGCGAAACTCCCAGAGTCAAGGACCTCAGGGCAAAGCTCCTCAACTCAAGTTGTGATGTATAA
- the LOC142378921 gene encoding uncharacterized protein LOC142378921 isoform X3, with protein sequence MCSCGRSTAMLFKVQYKGKKKYVKLNGASHSEFLKEAKMKFSIPNEKDMYVLDDTGTEVDEEVFSDILEEKTDILWTIVDTLSVTDSPASSCTDTLSLSSRSSESDTFLMSPKRQHIDDTFLMSPKRPCIDDDIPKSRKSQHIDDSSSQAKELVKRVLEQKPGGEKILKEYATKGEMKDRTRRELVNIVVADMLEKYGSAPPKDKRTQYALGIVTLFPALKDPYSKKGYEHFFDADSNEGYIAWKLKNTQRELSSGRSSGVRRRSSQTSDSSGPELERKVTKEQQLEGDQCCEAISLLKHSTDKEQIFMKMRATFQHRQKLIHDPERCSTVLTVFPRFLDTKGLVLQDFELLFGAETSSKFLEKWGTLLKAKVIEQAKNLSKTPHLDYLIQSADENPDEDGDEEVPGWDSDMASVLLLVYLLPPSGKKGAVKISIREAVDRVVKFHKMYSVVTLLCYLAVGPKPTRTLWSSPAEAALHPGSWHHKKKHP encoded by the exons ATGTGCAGTTGTGGGAGGTCTACAGCAATGCTGTTCAAAGTACAGTacaaaggaaagaagaaatacGTCAAACTAAATGGAGCCTCACATTCAGAATTTCTCAAGGAGG CTAAAATGAAGTTCAGTATACCCAATGAAAAAGACATGTATGTGCTGGATGACACTGGAACAGAGGTCGATGAAGAGGTATTCAGTGACATTCTGGAGGAAAAAACAGACATCCTGTGGACAATTGTCGACACTCTTTCAGTCACTG ACTCTCCTGCATCTTCATGCACGGACACCTTGTCACTATCATCACGCTCATCCGAGAGTGATACTTTTCTGATGTCTCCAAAAAGACAGCACATTGATGACACCTTTCTGATGTCTCCAAAAAGACCATGCATTGATGATGACATCCCAAAGTCCCGAAAGAGTCAGCATATTGATGACAGCTCTTCACAGGCCAAAGAG CTTGTCAAGAGAGTTCTGGAACAAAAGCCTGGAGGGGAGAAAATACTTAAAGAATATGCAACTAAGGGAGAGATGAAGGATCGAACACGCCGTGAACTTGTCAACATTGTTGTTGCTGATATGTTGGAAAAGTATGG AAGTGCTCCGCCAAAGGACAAAAGAACACAATATGCATTGGGGATTGTAACACTGTTCCCTGCTCTGAAAGATCCCTATTCGAAAAAGGGCTAT GAGCATTTCTTTGATGCAGATAGCAACGAGGGCTACATTGCCTGGAAGCTTAAAAACACACAGCGAGAACTCAGCAGTGGCCGTAGCAGTGGAGTTCGGAGAAGGAGCTCTCAAACCTCAGACAGCAGTGGACCAGAGTTGGAGAGGAAAGTGACTAAAGAGCAACAGCTGGAGGGAGACCAGTGCTGCGAGGCCATATCTCTACTGAAACACAGTACAGATAAAGAACAGATCTTCATGAAAATGAGAGCAACCTTCCAGCACAGACAAAAGTTGATCCATGATCCAGAGCGATGCAGCACAGTGCTTACAGTTTTCCCAAGGTTCCTTGACACAAAAGGCCTT GTTCTACAAGACTTTGAGCTGTTGTTTGGAGCAGAGACTTCATCAAAATTCTTGGAGAAATGGGGAACACTCCTGAAGGCGAAAGTAATCGAACAAGCCAAAAACCTCAGCAAAACCCCGCACCTTGACTATCTCATTCAGTCTGCAGACGAGAACCCTGATGAGGATGGAGATGAGGAGGTCCCAG GTTGGGATAGTGACATGGCCTCAGTCCTCCTGCTTGTCTACCTCCTGCCACCAAGTGGAAAGAAGGGAGCCGTGAAGATCAGTATCCGGGAAGCTGTGGATCGCGTAGTGAAGTTTCATAAG atgtataGTGTAGTAACACTTTTGTGTTATCTTGCAGTCGGGCCGAAGCCTACAAGAACACTCTGGTCCAGCCCAGCGGAGGCAGCCCTACATCCTGGCAGTTGGCATCACAAGAAAAAACATCCATGA